ATATCTTCTTCCCTGCAACTGCAAATAGCAATGTTACAAATCAGGCTTTGACGCCTCTTCTTTTTATCCTTTTCAGAATGAACTCCTGCCCCGGGGCAAGAACATATACGCGGGACGGGTTGGTTACAAGCCCAAGCAGTTTCTTTGGGTCTGCGTTAAAGGGGGTAAAGTCCGGCGCGTCCACCGACCCCCAGTGGCATAGTAACAGGTGCGTATCCGGATACGCGTTTGCAAGCTTTACCGCGCCTTTTATCCCAAAATGCCATTCGTTATCCGAAAAATCAAAAAAGATTGCATCGGGCACAGGCATATGCAGATGCGATTTTAAAAGGCGAGAATCCCCCGGCGCCCATATTGTACCGTCAGGTGTCTCTATAAAAAATCCGCACGCATCGCTGTCTTTAAACCGGCGGGTATTGCCCGGCTGTTCGTTCTGCCACGCGTGATCAACCGGCGTTAATTTTATTTTCACCGGCCCCACGATAAATGAATTGCCTATTTTATGCCCTACAGAAGGCAGCTCTTCTTTTTTCATAAGTGAAGCACCATATATTGTTGAATGAAACTTTTTTGTTACGCCCTTCAGCGCGGCGCATGTGGCAGCGCTGTAATGGTCGTTATCACTGTGCGTTATTAAAACCGCATCAAGGCGCGGGACTTGTCTTGCCTTTACCGGCATATCAATAAGCAGCGGCATATCAAAACCCTGCAGGACAGGGTCCAGCATAATGTTTGTGCCATGGCAGTTAATATGAAAACCGGCAAGCCCCAGCCAGCGTATGGATGTTTTATCGTAAGGTTTAAATTCTTTTGCCCCAAAACGCATGGCCTTAGGCGCTTTGGCCTGGTACTTTTTCTTGCCGGCTTTTCCTGTTTTAACCGCTTTACCCCGAATACCCAAGTATTTTTCCCCTTTTCATATTAATGCTTATTATTTAAGCACTCTTCCTATTATATATAATTAAACCTAATTGCCCCTTACAAATATTTTCCCTCTGCGCAGCAGTTTTGAATTCTGCCCCTGTTCATATATCAGATAATAATAAATTCCGGAAGAGACTTTATCACCCCATTGATTCAGCCCGCACCAGAAATCAGCCGTGCCAGACCTTGAAAGTTGAAAGTAAAACTATTTCTGTTAAAAAAAATGCACCCTTTATCTCATCTTTAATTAACTCTTTTCTCCATAAAAACTGATTTTTCCTCTATCACCTGTATTGCGTAAGCGCCATTACTTTCTACTTTCAAGGTCCGGCACCGTTTTCTTTTCTTCTTCTCTTCAATTTATACCCCGAAATTATATATCCAAAAGAACCTGAATGTTTTCTTATTCTACTCCCACTCTCCCCCGCAGTCTTTACACACCATCCTGGAATAATTAAAGTTTTTAGATTTAACTTTTCCGGAGCCGCATGAAGGGCAGTAAAACCCGGCATATTCTGCGGCTGATTTTTTTAATATGGCAATCAGCGCGGTTATTAACGGCGCAACCACAACCAACAGAACTATCAGCAAATTAATTGTGAATTGATGATTTGTTACAGCAGGCACAATTACCGCAGCCAATATGCCCAGAATTGATAATACAAGATATGCCGTAAGTATTATCCTGCTTATTCTTCCTCCTTTGGCAAAAAAGAACAGCAGCGATCCCCAAATTAAAATCTGTAACACAGCCGTCAGATAAACCCCGCTTACCGCTGTCACCGCAAGCAGCATAAGCACAAAAACCCCGCAGCTTACAAGAACAGTTATAACGCTTGTTGGCATTTGTTTCTTAATTGCTTTACCATCATTCTGATTTTCCATACCGCCTCCCTTGTATTATCAGCATCCCGATTCCGTGATATTACCCTATCAGTATACTCCCGTGCTTATATATGTCTGATTAATAAATTCTATCTCTGTTTCCGTCAATTCAGCGTGGCCTGGTTCGTAATAGCATTTAGACTCTACCCGCAGAAACGAAACAGGCTCGTACCGTCTTAATATTTCCCTCTTTTTATTTGCCCCTATCGTAACTTCAATATGCATGATGTGGTTATCGAGGTTATCATATTGATCTCTTGCTATCATCATATAATCTGAATTATACGTAGTAATACCTTTCCCCAGATACATTCCGGTCAACAAATAAAAATCCTGTTTTGTCAGTTTTCCGGCCATGTTATAGGTATACAATACCTGAAGCGGAAATACCGGGACAACCTCATGCTGTTCTCTTCTATATACCAGCCCTGCCGAATCAGTCTCGTAATAATTGGTTGCAAAAACATTACCGCTGTTATCCCTTTGAACAGTGGTTCTAATCCTGCCTCCGGGCCAATAATTAAAATCGGACTTCACAGATAATAGACCGTCTTTAAAGTAATCAATTCTGATAATTTTTCCCAAAACGTCATAATAGTATTTATATGCTTTATCAAAACCTTGTATGGTGTCCTGTGCGGTGCATGATACAAGCTTGCCCGCATCATCATAATAATAGCGTTCATAAAAACTTACGTTTTTCAAATAATCATACCCCTCCTGATAAAACATCCTTTCCTCCACTTCCGTTTCAATTGACGTGGGGCATTTATGCTTTGTGCAGGAAGCAATAACCAATAATGTAAAAACAAGCACAATTCCCGTTATTGATTTTTTCATTTACCCTCCGGTAAAAATCATCACATTCCCGTACTGTTTTTAATAAATTAAAATTATTATACGCCTGACAAACAGAATTTGGAATATAAAAAATGGCATTGCGGTTAAAATTGAATCGCAGGATTTTAACGAAACTTCACACCCGGATAACCTTTATTTTATTACTTCAACTCTCCTCTATTTTTCACGGGCGGCAGGAAATTCTCACCTGTTACAACTCTTTTACCGGTCTTGCTTTCAAGTTCTTTTCTTGCCCTTTTCGCTATTTTTCCACCCTTTTTACCCGCAGTGCCGTTCTGTGCCATTCCTTTCGCCTTCATTGTCTCGGCTATCTGCCGTGTTGATAATTCGGCAAGCGCGGTAAAAATAAGTTCGGCTTCAGTCATATGGTCACGCAGGTTCTGCTGCTTCAACCCTTTTAACCTTTTATGTTCTTTAACTTCCAAATCAGACCATTCTTTATGAATTATATTTGTCAGGATGGCATATTCCTCATCTTTTTTAATCTCATTTTTACTCCAGTAGTCGGTCAGCTTATTCCTTGTTTCCTGCCCTGTCATCCTCTGTTGTATCCATTTTTCGCTCCTTCCGTGTTTCTGCCAGTTTTCTCTAGCCCTGTTTAAAGACCTTTCAGGGTCAGCCATCTCCTGCATGCGTTCATAGCCCACCTTCGCCAGCCAAAGTTTGATGGGCTCGGCTTTTGGGCTTGGAACAGACTGTATCAACCGGAGGATAGTTTCAGGATTCGCAGCATCCGTAATCCTCATTTTCCCGTCTTCCGCGGCCATTTTCAAACGGTGACAATTTGTCACCGTTTGACTGCCTTCACTTTTAAGACGTTGTTTCAGCTTATTCCAATATTTTCTTGCCGTTTGAAAATCAGGCTGCTGTATCAACGCTCTTACGATATCAACAACAGAAAAATACCATATTTCACTTTTTTCATCATACTGACGCCTTATTTTGTAATTTTCAAAAAATGCAAGTGAATTTTCCATAACAGTTATAACCCTCCGCTTTTGCATTTAAAAATATTTATCCCTCTCCCAATTATGTTTTGCATTATACGCTTCAGATAATAATACGTCAATTTTTTAAATATTTTCAGTATAATACAAAAATAACCCGCACCACACCTTCTACGTTTATGATAATGTGTTGTAAAACATTAAATTGCAGGATTTTATCGGAACTTTACACCCAGATAACCTTTATCTCCCCTTCCACTTCCTTAAATCCCTTATCCCCCGTCAAAACCGGAGCTTTGTGTATCTTGGCCAGCGCCGCCGCGAAACAATCCGCGTATGACATTTTTTTATAAGCCTTATACCTTGCCGCCATAACAACTTCTTCTTTTCCCGCCTCTACAATTTCAATTGGAATGCCGGCAAGCATACTTTCAAGCGACTCTGCCGCTTGCATTCCTTTTTTTCGCAGCATGAAATAGTATAATTCTCCAAAATTAATTACTGACATCAGCATCCTTGTCCTGTTTTGACGGAACTTGTCAATATGCGTGAATATCTCTTCATAGTTCTTTTCGGCATTAAGCAGCGCGGCAATGGAATACGTATCAATTATCACTTTTCCCATTTCTTAAACCTTTTCTCTGACTCACGTTTTTCCGCCGCGCGTTCTTCAAGCAAAAAATCCGTCACATTTCCGCCCTTGCCAAAAATACCCACAAGCGACTGCAGGTATTCAGTTGTTTCAGGCCTTAGTGTAATAGTGCCGCCCTGTAAATCCACGTGTATTTTTGTCCCCTTTTTAATCTTCATCTTTTTGCGTATTTCCACGGGTATTACAATCTGCCCTTTTTCAGTGGCTGTTATAGTATACATTTTTATCCTCCGTCTTACTTTATTTAACTAAGTATACATAATTACATAATGTATTACAAGACTGATTTGGGTAAATTCAGATGAAACCGCTTAATTCCTGTTTGTTTAACTTCCCTATATATACAGCATTATCCCCTGCAAATAAAAATCATGTGGTTACAAACCAAGTTTTTATTTAATACAATTTTAAACCTAATTACCCCTTACAAATATTTTCCCCCTGCGCAACAGTTTTGAATTCTGCCCACGTTCATATATCAGATAATAATAGATTCCGGGGGAGACTTTATCTCCCCATTGATTCAGCCCATACCAGTAAATCACGGGTTCCTGCGGCCTTGCCGACCAGACAAATTCCGCGCTTATTGTATATACTGCCACCATTGAATTAGCAGGCACATTTTTAAATTTAAGGGGAACACCGGAATCAATATTAAACGGATTCGGGTAAACCTGAATTTCGCCGCCCGGCCATACTATTGTGGCGGTTACAGTGGGAGTGCAGGTGGATGTCCGCGTAAAAGACGGCGTTAATGTAATTGTCCATGTTGGGGTAAACGTCGGCTCTGCGGTGTGTGTCCATGTAACCGTCAGGGTAACAGACGCGGTCAAAGTGCCGGTCATAGTCTGTGTTACGCTCTGTGTCGCAGTCTGTGTATTTGTTAATGTCTGTGTCGGCGTTGCTGTCTGCGTCTGCGTTATTGAATACGTGGATGTCGCGGTTAAGGTTGCCGTGGGAGTAGGCGTTAAATCGGTTCTCCATTGAAGAAACGACACGCTGGAACCAGACACCCATGCGCCGCCGGTCCTGAACATAACACCGGGCCTGCCTGTATTATCCAGATCTAATGATGTCCCTACCCCGCTGCTGACAAACATTCCCGCGGCAAAGCCGTCCGGGTCTGTCCATGCTGAACCGCTCCACTGCGCGTAACGCACGCCAACAGGAGAATCCGCGACATTATAAAGGCTGCTTGTCCACGCCATACACGGTGTACCAAACGCGTCAGTATCAAGGCATAAATAATCTGCAGTATTCATAAAACCGCCGGAAACGACAATATCTCCAATACCCGTGCCGTCCACATCCACCCACGCGCTGCCGTTATATTTAAGATAATAAACATCCCTGTTATAAGCGCCGGGCAAATTTATGTCAGACAGCCACGCCACATGAGAATACCCAAAAGCGTCAATATCAAGATCC
This DNA window, taken from Candidatus Goldiibacteriota bacterium HGW-Goldbacteria-1, encodes the following:
- a CDS encoding MBL fold metallo-hydrolase, with translation MRFGAKEFKPYDKTSIRWLGLAGFHINCHGTNIMLDPVLQGFDMPLLIDMPVKARQVPRLDAVLITHSDNDHYSAATCAALKGVTKKFHSTIYGASLMKKEELPSVGHKIGNSFIVGPVKIKLTPVDHAWQNEQPGNTRRFKDSDACGFFIETPDGTIWAPGDSRLLKSHLHMPVPDAIFFDFSDNEWHFGIKGAVKLANAYPDTHLLLCHWGSVDAPDFTPFNADPKKLLGLVTNPSRVYVLAPGQEFILKRIKRRGVKA
- a CDS encoding VapC toxin family PIN domain ribonuclease, with protein sequence MGKVIIDTYSIAALLNAEKNYEEIFTHIDKFRQNRTRMLMSVINFGELYYFMLRKKGMQAAESLESMLAGIPIEIVEAGKEEVVMAARYKAYKKMSYADCFAAALAKIHKAPVLTGDKGFKEVEGEIKVIWV
- a CDS encoding AbrB family transcriptional regulator, with product MYTITATEKGQIVIPVEIRKKMKIKKGTKIHVDLQGGTITLRPETTEYLQSLVGIFGKGGNVTDFLLEERAAEKRESEKRFKKWEK